In Rubrivirga marina, the following are encoded in one genomic region:
- a CDS encoding cupin domain-containing protein translates to MTEPETLTFGAGPDVPNHNWPLMLYRGVLSGGAGEAIRQLESNGWGGAWTNGVYPFTHYHSNAHEVLAVVAGTARLRFGGEQGEEVRVEAGDVAVLPAGTGHQRVDASADFSVVGAYPTGQHDWDLHRPDQEDAPVSRDRVREVPRPAADPVYGPDGPLLALWPAA, encoded by the coding sequence ATGACCGAACCCGAGACCCTGACGTTCGGCGCCGGCCCAGACGTGCCGAACCACAACTGGCCGCTGATGCTCTACCGCGGTGTGCTCTCCGGCGGGGCCGGCGAGGCCATCCGCCAGCTGGAGTCGAACGGCTGGGGCGGGGCGTGGACGAACGGCGTCTACCCCTTCACGCACTACCACAGCAACGCGCACGAGGTGCTGGCCGTCGTCGCCGGCACGGCGCGGCTCCGGTTCGGTGGAGAGCAGGGAGAGGAGGTGCGCGTCGAGGCGGGCGACGTCGCTGTGCTCCCGGCCGGCACGGGCCACCAGCGCGTCGACGCCAGCGCCGACTTCTCGGTCGTCGGGGCGTATCCCACGGGGCAGCACGACTGGGACCTCCACCGGCCCGATCAGGAGGACGCGCCGGTCTCGCGCGACCGTGTCCGCGAGGTGCCACGGCCCGCCGCCGATCCGGTCTACGGGCCCGACGGCCCGCTCCTCGCCCTCTGGCCCGCCGCGTGA